The sequence TAAAACCGATTATTGGGCTATCTGTGCCTATTTTTATAGATGAAGAACAGGTTGATGAGCTTGTTTTATTAGCTCAGGATCAGCAAGGTTATGAAAATCTTATGCAACTGAGTAGTTATGTTCAAATGTCAGAGGAATATGTAGAACGAAGAGAACTTTCACAGTACACTAAAGGTTGTATTGGCATTTTGCCTATCTATAACTCTCATTTACAACCCTTCATCTTACATAATCAGCGTGATGAATTAAGTAAGGAGTTAGAACAGTGGAAGCATGTTATAGGACCTTCTGATTTTTATTTAGGTATAGAAGACCATGGTTTAGAAGGGGAGAGGCACTTACAGGTAGCAATTGAACAAGTCTTACCAGCCATTGAAACCCCAATGGTTGCATTAAATGATGTTCGATATATAAAAGAAGACGATGCACTAGCTTATGATTGTTTACAGAGCATTCGTAAAAATGAACATTGGTCACAACAAATTGAAGATCATTCCATTAAGCATCGGCATCTTCGAAGTATGGAGGAAATGTACACTCTTTTTGGAGAGTGGTCTAAAGACCTACTTGAAAACACAAAAGTGATTGCTGATCGTTGTAATCTTGATCTGATTTTGAATCGTATGATGCTTCCTGAATATCCTGTCCCACATGAAGTAAGTTCTGCAGATTATTTAAGGCAGCTTTGCGAAAAAGGATTAAAGCGTCGGTACACTTATCCAAATGAAGAAATCACATCAAGACTAAGCCATGAATTACAGGTCATTGAAACGATGGGATTCAGTGATTACTTTCTCATTGTTTGGGACTTTATTACCTATGCCAAAAAACATAATATATCTACAGGACCAGGTCGTGGGTCTGCTGCTGGGTCACTCGTATCATACTTACTGGGGATTACAGAGGTCGATCCAATAGAGTATGATTTATTATTTGAACGTTTTTTAAATCCCGAACGTGTCTCTATGCCAGATATTGATATTGATTTTTCTGATGTGAAGAGAGATCAAGTTATCCAGTACGTGATGAATAAATACGGTGCTGACCATGTCGCACAAATTATCACATTTGGTACATTTGGCGCTAGGTCGACTATCCGTGAATTAATTAAGGTGATGGGGGTAGACAATCAAGAAGCGAGTTACTTAATGAAATTCATACCCCAAACAACGTCACAATCCATTGTTCAGATTGTACAAGATTCTAAGGATTTACAAGCATATATTCAACAATCACAAACATTAAAACGGCTATTCAAGATTGCTGCTAGACTTGAAGGACTTCCAAGGCACGCTTCTACACACGCAGCAGGGGTGATTATTAGTAAACAACCATTGATGAAGCATGTTGCACTAACGGAAGGACATGATAGTGTCCCGTTAACGCAATATGCTATGAATGAGTTAGAGACAATTGGTCTATTAAAAATGGACTTCCTTGGTTTGCGTAACTTAACGTTAATCGAAAAGATGACACAGACTATTTATGAGAATGAGGGGAAAGACATTCAATTCAATCAAAAAGACATGGTTGATGAGAAGACATTTGCTTTACTAAGAAGTGGTAAAACTACTGGGATTTTTCAGCTCGAATCAAAAGGGATGAAAGATGTATTAATGCAGTTACGACCTACTCACTTTGAGGATATTGTAGCTGTAAATGCGCTTTACCGACCTGGTCCAATGGAATATATTCCAACTTATATTCGAAGGAAGCACGGTAAAGAATCTGTATCATATCCACATCCCGACTTAGCCCCTATACTAGAAAAAACATATGGTGTATTAGTTTACCAGGAACAAATTATGCAAATCGCGAACAAAATGGCTGGGTTTTCTTTAGGGCAGGCAGATTTATTAAGGAGAGCGGTAAGTAAAAAGCAACAGGATATGATGGCTGACCAAGAAAAAGCTTTTGTAGCTGGATGTAAGGAAAACGGGTACTCAAAAGAAGTTGGGGATCAACTTTATGAATGGATTGTACGTTTTTCAAACTATGGGTTCAACAGGAGCCATGCTGTAGCATACAGTGTAATTTCCTATCAATTGGCTTTTTTAAAAGCCCATTACCCTGCGAGTTTCATGGCAAAATTAATGAGTACAGTTTCGTCAGACAAAATATTAAGCTATCTTCGTGAAGCAAAGGAATTAGGAATTATTGTTCAACCACCATCTATTAATCAAAGCTTCGGCAAGTTTACCGTGGAAAATGGTCAAATTCGCATGGGGCTTGGTATGATTAAAGGGGTAGGGAGAAATGCGATTTTAGAAATCCTTCAAGCACGAAAGCAGAAGCCTTTTTTGAATCTATTTGATTTTTGTAGACGTGTTTCTTTAAAAGTCATTAATCGTCAAGTACTGGAATCGTTAATTTTAGCTGGCTGTTTTGATGAAACGTTCGATAACCGTGCTTCTTTGTTGGCTAGCATTCAACATGCGATAGAGCAAGGAGAGCTATTTAGCGATATGAATGATCAGGAGTCCTTATTTGATGATGAGATAGAATTAGACGCTACTTATGTAGAGTCAGAGCCGTTTGATATATTAAAACGCCTTTCATTTGAAAAAGAAGTGCTTGGTATGTATGTTTCCTCTCACCCTTTAGAATCCTATCGGTCCATGTTAAGAAGTTCAGGTTACCTTTCTTTGCAAGATGTATATAAATCTGTAAAGAAGAAACGACTCAAGGCAGCTGTAGTGGTAGAGGAAATCAAAACCATTCGTACTAAAAGAGGAGACCCTATGGCCTTTCTCACCTTTATAGATGAAAATTCAGAGATGGAAGCTGTCATTTTTCCAGACGTATTTCGAGATGTGAAAAGATGGCTGGTAGAAGAAATGCTTGTTTTTATAGAGGGAAGAATAGAAGATAGGAACGGTAAACAACAATGGATTATCGAAAGTATTACCCCTTTTGATTCAGAGAGCTTACAAGGAGCTACACAACAAAGGTTATTTTTGAAAATAGAAGAAAGAGAATCAGACAGCATCACTCGCTCCATTAAAGTCATATCCAAACGTTATCCTGGAGAAGTTCCGATAATACTCTATTACGCTGTAAGGAAGGAGACATTTAAGTTAGCTCATGACTATTCGGTATCAGCAAACCGAGAATCCATTGAACAGTTTAAAGAACTGTTAGGTGAAGCTAACGTTGTTCTAAAATGAACAACAAGTATCAATTGTAGAATAAAGCAATTCTTTTACATGCTTGCGTTATTCTATGCTTTACAAGCAAAAGCCATTTGTTATAATGAAGTAGATTAGTGGTCAGACCACTTAACGCCAATAATTATAAATAATATAAATACTCTTTATTCATAAAAGGAGCGGATTTCTTTGTCAAACATTCGCGAAGAGGCACTACATATGCATCGTGTTCATAAAGGTAAATTAGCTACTCATTCTAAGGTACCTGTGAGAAATAAGAAAGATTTAAGTTTAGCTTATTCACCTGGTGTGGCTGAACCTTGTAAAGAAATATACGAACATAAGGAATCTGTATATGATTACACAATGAAGGGAAATATGGTAGCAGTTGTAAGTGATGGTTCTGCTGTTTTGGGCTTAGGGAATATTGGGGCGGAAGCCTCTTTGCCAGTTATGGAAGGAAAGGCTGCTTTGTTCAAGAGCTTTGCTGGTGTGGACGCCTTCCCAATTTGTTTAAGTACTAATGACATCGAACAAATTGTACAAACAGTTAAATTGATGGAACCAACGTTTGGAGGAGTGAATCTTGAAGATATTGCCGCTCCAAATTGCTTTATTATAGAAGAACGTTTGAAGAAAGAAACTAACATACCTATTTTTCATGATGATCAGCATGGAACAGCCATAGTAACTGTTGCTGCATTAATGAACGCTCTGAAACTTTCAGGGAAAAAATGGTCAGATATAAAAGTGGTAGCGAATGGTGCTGGAGCTGCCGGTATTGCTATTATTAAACTTTTATATCATTTCGGAGTGCGTGACATTATCATGTGTGATTCTAAAGGTGCCATTTTTGAAGGGCGTAGTTATGGTATGAATGGTATTAAAGATGAAATCGCCAAAATGACGAATAAGGACCGACAAGAAGGAAAGCTAGAAGATATGATGGATGGGGCAGATGTGTTTGTAGGTGTTTCTGTTGGAGGGTTATTATCCAAGGAAATGGTCCAAAATATGAATGATGACCCTATTATATTTGCCATGGCCAATCCAGAACCTGAAATTATGCCAGACGACGCTAAAGAAGCTGGTGCCAGTGTTATTGGTACGGGCCGTTCTGACTTTCCGAACCAAGTAAATAACGTATTAGCCTTCCCCGGAATCTTCCGTGGAGCACTAGATGTAAGAGCTACGAGAATTAATGAAAAAATGAAAATTGCAGCTGCAGAAGCAATTGCATCTCTAGTAAGTGAAGAGGAACTTAATGCTGACTATGTCATCCCAGCACCTTTTGATCCTCGAGTAGCACCTGCTGTAGCAGCTAGTGTTGCTAAAGCCGCAATGGATTCCGGTGTTGCACGTCACCATGTCGATCCTGAAGACGTAGCTGAGAAAACAAGACAGCTTGCATTAATCGATGAATCCTAATTCAAGGATTTGATGGAAGGAGTGATCCTAATCAGTGACAATGCCATCTAAATCCAAAGTGTATGAAGAGGTATTGAAAGAGCTCCGTCGCTTTATTGAAGAACAAGGATTATCTCCGGGAGATAAGCTTCCCTCAGAACGAGAGCTAGCTGAAAGATTAAACGCTGGCCGCTCTTCTGTAAGGGAAGCTTTGCGTGCAATGGAGCTTCTTGGTCTTATTGAAACAAGAAGAGGTGAAGGGACGTTTCTTAGTTCTTATCAGCCGTATCATATGGTCGAGATTCTGTCAGCATTCATCCTACAAGAGGCTAAAACGAAAGAAAATCTCAAAACTACCAAACAGCTAATAGAAAAAGAAGCGTTAAAGATAGCAAAACAACATTTAACAGAATACGACTATGAAGTGTTACAATATAAAGTTAATCAGTTTGAACCAGGGACTGAGACATTTCATTATGATTTTTTCTATACCATTTTCGATGTAGGAGAAAATCAATTGCTAATGAAAATATGGAGGCTCATGGAAGAGTTTTCACGTACATTTCATAAGCCAGCCTACGATATAAATCTTTATAAACGTTTAGTGCAAGCCCTCTATGACCAAGATGATATCCAAATAGAAACACTAAGCCAGCAACTCTATCAGGAGAAATTGTCGAAATAAAATAGACATCGTTCTACAACACTTTTACCGTACAATAGCTAAAGTAGGATAGAAAGGCTCTATTTGTTTTAAAGGAGGAATCCCCTTGCTTAAAGACTTTTTTAGCAAGAAGAAAAAATATGCATCGATTCCAAGGGAAGAAGCTAAACAAGATATTCCTGAAGGCTTAATGCAAAAATGTCCAGATTGTCATAAAATCTTCTATCGAAAAGAATTGAAAAAAAACTTAAATGTATGCCCAAATTGCGAATATCATCATCAAATGACAGCTTATGAGAGAATTGACAGCTTGTTTGATGAAGGTACTTTCGAAGAATGGGATCAAGAAATTATATCTGAGAACCCTTTAGGATTCCCTGAGTATTTAGAGAAGTTAGAGAAAGATCGTAAGAAGACAGGATTAAATGAAGCCGTCGTAACAGGTAAAGCAACTATGGAAGGAATGGAAACAGCGTTTGCTGTCATGGATTCTCGTTTTCGCATGGGAAGCATGGGATCTGCGGTCGGCGAAAAGATTGCTAGAGCCGTTGAGCGGGCCAGAGAACTACATATTCCCTTCATTATCTTTACTGCTAGTGGTGGAGCACGTATGCAGGAAGGCGTTTTGAGTTTGATGCAAATGTCCAAGACATCTATTGCAATTCAACGTTTTAATGAAGCTGGAGGATTAATGATTTCTGTGATGACCCACCCAACGACAGGTGGCGTTTCGGCTAGTTTCGCCTCAATCGGTGATTATAATTTCGCAGAACCAGGCGCTTTGATAGGATTTGCAGGACGTCGTATTATTGAACAAACAATTCGTGAGGAATTGCCTGAGGATTTCCAGACTGCAGAATTTTTATTAAAGCATGGACAACTTGATCAGGTTATTCCACGACATGATATGAAAGATGTTTTATCAACTCTTCTAGACCTTCATGCAGAAGGGAGTAAGCCATCATGAAACAAAAACAAGTTTTAGAGTTTGAAAAACCAGTCATGGAGCTTCGTGAGAAAATTGCTGAACTGAAAGAATTCACAAGTGAAAGTGACATGGATTTAACAGATGAAATTCGGACACTAGAAGCTCGATTAGTTAAGGTTGAAGAAGATGTTTATGGAAACATGAAGCCATGGGACCGTGTTCAGATGGCTCGTCATAGCGAACGTCCCACAACACTAGATTATATTCATGAATTGTTTACGGATTTCCTTGAATTTCACGGAGATCGGTTATATGGGGACGATGAAGCTATTGTAGCAGGGATAGCGAAATATAATGAGCAACCAGTTACGGTAATAGGCCATCAACGTGGCAAGGATACAAAAGAAAATATTCGTCGTAACTTCGGTATGCCTCACCCTGAAGGATACCGTAAAGCTTTGCGCCATATGAAACAAGCAGAGAAGTTTAACCGTCCGATTGTTTGTTTTATTGATACAAAGGGTGCTTATCCAGGTAAAGCTGCTGAAGAAAGAGGCCAAAGTGAAGCCATCGCTCGTAATCTTATGGAAATGGCGGGGCTTAAAGTACCTGTTATTTGTTTCGTAATCGGTGAAGGTGGTAGTGGTGGAGCACTAGGTCTTGGAGTAGGAGACCGGATTCACATGCTTGAGAACTCAACTTATTCTGTTATCTCTCCTGAAGGGGCAGCCGCCTTATTATGGAAGGATTCTGGTCAAGCTCAAAAAGCTGCAGAAACGATGATGATTACGTCTTATGATCTTAAAACTTTAGAAGTTATAGATGAAATAATTCCAGAGATTAAAGGTGGAGCACACCGTGATGTGAAAACGCAAGCTACCTATATTGCTCCAGTACTTGACCAATCTCTCAAGTATTTAAAAAGTTTAACAACAGAGGAATTACTTGAGGAAAGATGGGAAAAGTATAAAAAGATTGGTTCCTACACTACGGATTTATAAAATGAGCAACACCTGAGCGTGCAATTGAAACTTGCACGCCTCTTTAGTTTTACATAACAAGAGGGAATATTTTTATAGACCAATGTATGAAGAAAATCTTTTAGCAATAAATACTTCCTTTAGTGATATCCCCTAAATGATTTAAAGTCATTAAGCGCTTGCATTTATTTTTTCTGAAGATTAATGAAGTTCTAACTTTTGTTGATTGATGGTTTATGGTTGTCAAATAAAGCGTTTAGCATTATCTTTGAATGGGGAGAGAACAATTAGAAGAATGACAATGATATAGTTCAATGAGGTGATGAGGGATGAAAAAGATTGGTGTGTTAACCAGTGGTGGAGATGCGCCTGGTATGAATGCTGCCATTCGTGCAGTTGCGCGTAAATGTATCTATCATAATGTAGAAGTATATGGTGTTTATTACGGGTACCAAGGCCTGATTGAAGGTCATATTGAAAAAATGGAATTAGGTTCTGTTGGTGACATCATTCAACGTGGAGGTACGACTCTTTATACAGCGCGTTGCCCGGAATTTAAGACAGAGGAAGGCCGAGCGAAAGCTATTGAGCAATTAAATGCCCATGGAATAGAAGGCTTAGTTGTTATCGGTGGAGATGGCTCGTTTATGGGTGCGAAGAAATTAACAGAGTTAGGTTATCCTTGTATCGGTGTTCCTGGTACGATTGATAATGATATTCCAGCGACAGATTTCACCATTGGGTTTGATACGGCTTTAAACACAGTGATTGAAGCAATTGACAAGATTCGTGACACGGCTACTTCACACGAACGTACCTATGTTATTGAAGTTATGGGTCGTAACGCTGGAGATATTGCGTTATGGGCTGGATTGGCTGATGGTGCAGAAACTATTATTATCCCTGAAGTGAATGACAGCTTTGATGATATTGTAGAACGACTGAACCGTGGGCATGAACGCGGAAAACGCCATAGTATTATTATTGTGGCTGAAGGTGTTGGTTCTGGTTTTGACTACGGTAAACGTATTCAAGAAGCTACAGAATTAGAAACACGTGTGACAGTGCTTGGACATACTCAACGTGGTGGATCACCAACTGCATTTGATCGAGTGTTAGCTAGTCGTTTAGGGGCTCAAGCAGTTGACTTATTGCTCGAAGGAAAAGCAGGTCGTATGGTGGGTATACAAAATAATCAATTAGTTGATCATGATATTATTGAAGCGTTAGAAACCAAGCATGAACTTGATTTAAGTATGTATAAGCTATCAAAGGAACTATCTATATAAGACATCCTCAAGACTGTGGGAACGATCTCAGTTTACAATGTAATATATGGATGAGGAGGATATAAGAATATGAAAAAGACTAAAATTGTTTGTACGATTGGACCAGCATCTGAGTCAGTAGAAACATTAAAAGAGTTAATTGAAAATGGAATGAACGTAGCACGATTAAACTTCTCCCATGGTGACTATGAAGAGCATGGCCAGCGTATTGAAAACATACGTGAAGCTTCTCGACAAACGGGTCAAACAATAGGTATTTTGTTAGACACAAAAGGTCCTGAAATTCGTACAGGAATCCTTAGAGATGAGGAAGTTTATTTAGAAAAAGGCGCTATTGCTCGTGTCACAATGGACGAGATTGAAGGAGATGGAGAGCGTTTTTCTGTAACATATCCTGGATTGATTGATGACGTTCATGTAGGTGGCAAAATCCTATTGGACGATGGATTAGTTGAGTTAGAAGTTCTTGAAATACTTAAAGATCAGAATGAAATCAAAACGCGAGTGCTAAACTCCGGACCACTAAAGAATAAAAAAGGTGTTAACGTCCCAAATGTCAGCGTAAGTCTACCTGGTATTACAGATAAAGACGCCAATGACATTATCTTTGGAATAGAGCAAGGAATTGACTTTATTGCAGCATCATTTGTACGACGTGCATCTGACGTCTTAGAAATTCGCGAGCTTCTTGAAAACCATGGCGCAACGCATATTCAAATTATACCTAAGATTGAGAACCAAGAAGGTGTCGATAACATTCGCGAAATTATCGAAGTCAGCGATGGACTAATGGTAGCACGTGGCGATCTTGGTGTTGAAATTCCTGCAGAAGAAGTACCACTAGTTCAAAAGGAATTAATTCGCCAGTGTAACACTGCTGGTAAGCCAGTTATCACAGCAACACAAATGCTAGACTCTATGCAACGTAACCCTCGTCCAACGCGTGCAGAGGCAAGTGACGTAGCGAATGCTATCTTTGATGGTACTGATGCTATTATGCTAAGTGGTGAGACTGCTGCGGGAACGTATCCGGTTGAAGCTGTAACAACGATGTTTAACATTGCTGTTCGTGCTGAAACAGCTTTAGATCATCAGGTTATTCTAAGCAACCGTTCTCGTACAAGCGATATGACTATCACAGATGCTATTAGTCAGTCTGTAACACATACAGCAATGAACTTAAATGTAACTGCTATCTTGGCTCCTACTGAAAGTGGTCATACAGCACGAATGATTTCTAAGTATCGTCCAAAAGCACCTCTAGTTGCAGTTACCTTTAATGAGAGAGTACAACGCATGCTTACTCTAGTTTGGGGCGTTCAAGCTGTAATGGGCGAACCATCTGAAACAACGGATGATATGTTATCTGTTGCAATTGATAGTGGTCTGAAAACGGGTGAATTTAACAGAGGAGATCGTGTTATTATCACAGCAGGTGTTCCAGTCGGCGAGAGTGGTACAACGAACATGATGAAAGTTCATGTAGTTGGAGACGTTCTTGCAAAAGGACAAGGCATTGGTAAGAAGTCTGCATACGGTAATGCAACTGTTGCCAAAACAGCTGATGAAGCGATTAACAAAATCGAAGATGGTGAGATTTTAGTAACCATTAGCACGGATAAAGATATGATGCCGGCCATTGAAAAAGCGAGCGGTATCGTAACCGAAGAAGGCGGTCTAACATCTCATGCTGCAGTAGTAGGCCTAAGCCTTGGTATTCCGGTTATCGTAGGTGTGAAAGACGCTACAAATCTTGTCAAAGATGGAGAAGAAATCACAATCGATTCTTCACGCGGAGATATCTACGAAGGACATGCAAGCGTACTGTAAAAGAAGAGGATTTTCCTCTTCTTTTTTTATGAAAGTTGAAATGCAATTAATAGGTGAAAGAACCTATACTTATTCCACAAAAGTCTCATTATCCTGAAGACTTGGGTTCGAGATAAATACCTTTATTAAGCGGGTTGTTTCCGATACGTTAATACGGAATAAAGGTAGCCGTGGAACAACTCCCGTCCTGCCGGCGAGCTGGCAAGCTACCTTCGGGGAAAGCACCCTCAGGGGATCTTGCCCACCTCTTTCTCCGGCGGGAGTCTCCTTGTTCCCAGGCCACCTTTGCTTTTGTTGAAATGAACGGAAACATGGCGTTAAGCCAAACGAACGAAAAGATGGGCCGGGAAATTGGGGGGCGGTCGCTCCGAAACTTGAAAATTTGCTCGCAACCGCTCCTCCAGAGCATCCCCAAAACAGCGGTCGCTCCTATTTTGAAAAAGTCGCTCTAAAATGGGCAAGAGTCGCTCCAAAGCCCATGTTTTTATTGCAGTGATATGACAAGTCCCTGTGCTGTATTATGGAGACTACAGTGAAAATACAGATGTGTCGAGGCCCCTCAGGGCACGGTTTTGCCTGAGGAGACGAATGATTTCACTGGAAGTTCGACTAAGATTGTCACATCCAGTGCAAACTCGAACGACCATACGTCGTGTAGTGTCGCAGGAAAACGAGCTAATTTCCCAGCCAATCTTTTCTCCTACTTAACACAACGGAAACACCCCACTCACCCAAACTATCTCGATTTCGATTTCAATTTCAAGCCTTCCACATTATGCCTCTTATATGGAATATCACATTAGAAAAACTATTATTTATTATGGTTATATACTTTAAATATAGTTGTAAGTTAAACGAATCGCCAATATAATTTCTTTCGTGTATAATAGGGAGAAGAATGTTAGCTGGAAAGGAAGATTGTTTTGTTTCGCTGGTTATTGTTATTAATTATTATTGTACCGGCTATGGAAATTGGAATATTAGTTTGGGCAGGCAATTTGATTGGACCCTGGTGGGTTATCTTATTGATTATTTCTACAGGTATTCTTGGAGCTTATTTAGCCAAGCAACAAGGTTTAGAAACTTTAAATAGAGCG is a genomic window of Pontibacillus yanchengensis containing:
- the dnaE gene encoding DNA polymerase III subunit alpha, which encodes MDFVHLQVRSGYSFMKSTNTIEKVVEQAKQYGYTSLALTDEGVMYGAISFYQTCKKHGIKPIIGLSVPIFIDEEQVDELVLLAQDQQGYENLMQLSSYVQMSEEYVERRELSQYTKGCIGILPIYNSHLQPFILHNQRDELSKELEQWKHVIGPSDFYLGIEDHGLEGERHLQVAIEQVLPAIETPMVALNDVRYIKEDDALAYDCLQSIRKNEHWSQQIEDHSIKHRHLRSMEEMYTLFGEWSKDLLENTKVIADRCNLDLILNRMMLPEYPVPHEVSSADYLRQLCEKGLKRRYTYPNEEITSRLSHELQVIETMGFSDYFLIVWDFITYAKKHNISTGPGRGSAAGSLVSYLLGITEVDPIEYDLLFERFLNPERVSMPDIDIDFSDVKRDQVIQYVMNKYGADHVAQIITFGTFGARSTIRELIKVMGVDNQEASYLMKFIPQTTSQSIVQIVQDSKDLQAYIQQSQTLKRLFKIAARLEGLPRHASTHAAGVIISKQPLMKHVALTEGHDSVPLTQYAMNELETIGLLKMDFLGLRNLTLIEKMTQTIYENEGKDIQFNQKDMVDEKTFALLRSGKTTGIFQLESKGMKDVLMQLRPTHFEDIVAVNALYRPGPMEYIPTYIRRKHGKESVSYPHPDLAPILEKTYGVLVYQEQIMQIANKMAGFSLGQADLLRRAVSKKQQDMMADQEKAFVAGCKENGYSKEVGDQLYEWIVRFSNYGFNRSHAVAYSVISYQLAFLKAHYPASFMAKLMSTVSSDKILSYLREAKELGIIVQPPSINQSFGKFTVENGQIRMGLGMIKGVGRNAILEILQARKQKPFLNLFDFCRRVSLKVINRQVLESLILAGCFDETFDNRASLLASIQHAIEQGELFSDMNDQESLFDDEIELDATYVESEPFDILKRLSFEKEVLGMYVSSHPLESYRSMLRSSGYLSLQDVYKSVKKKRLKAAVVVEEIKTIRTKRGDPMAFLTFIDENSEMEAVIFPDVFRDVKRWLVEEMLVFIEGRIEDRNGKQQWIIESITPFDSESLQGATQQRLFLKIEERESDSITRSIKVISKRYPGEVPIILYYAVRKETFKLAHDYSVSANRESIEQFKELLGEANVVLK
- a CDS encoding NAD(P)-dependent malic enzyme, giving the protein MHRVHKGKLATHSKVPVRNKKDLSLAYSPGVAEPCKEIYEHKESVYDYTMKGNMVAVVSDGSAVLGLGNIGAEASLPVMEGKAALFKSFAGVDAFPICLSTNDIEQIVQTVKLMEPTFGGVNLEDIAAPNCFIIEERLKKETNIPIFHDDQHGTAIVTVAALMNALKLSGKKWSDIKVVANGAGAAGIAIIKLLYHFGVRDIIMCDSKGAIFEGRSYGMNGIKDEIAKMTNKDRQEGKLEDMMDGADVFVGVSVGGLLSKEMVQNMNDDPIIFAMANPEPEIMPDDAKEAGASVIGTGRSDFPNQVNNVLAFPGIFRGALDVRATRINEKMKIAAAEAIASLVSEEELNADYVIPAPFDPRVAPAVAASVAKAAMDSGVARHHVDPEDVAEKTRQLALIDES
- a CDS encoding FadR/GntR family transcriptional regulator — encoded protein: MPSKSKVYEEVLKELRRFIEEQGLSPGDKLPSERELAERLNAGRSSVREALRAMELLGLIETRRGEGTFLSSYQPYHMVEILSAFILQEAKTKENLKTTKQLIEKEALKIAKQHLTEYDYEVLQYKVNQFEPGTETFHYDFFYTIFDVGENQLLMKIWRLMEEFSRTFHKPAYDINLYKRLVQALYDQDDIQIETLSQQLYQEKLSK
- the accD gene encoding acetyl-CoA carboxylase, carboxyltransferase subunit beta; translated protein: MLKDFFSKKKKYASIPREEAKQDIPEGLMQKCPDCHKIFYRKELKKNLNVCPNCEYHHQMTAYERIDSLFDEGTFEEWDQEIISENPLGFPEYLEKLEKDRKKTGLNEAVVTGKATMEGMETAFAVMDSRFRMGSMGSAVGEKIARAVERARELHIPFIIFTASGGARMQEGVLSLMQMSKTSIAIQRFNEAGGLMISVMTHPTTGGVSASFASIGDYNFAEPGALIGFAGRRIIEQTIREELPEDFQTAEFLLKHGQLDQVIPRHDMKDVLSTLLDLHAEGSKPS
- the accA gene encoding acetyl-CoA carboxylase carboxyl transferase subunit alpha, which encodes MKQKQVLEFEKPVMELREKIAELKEFTSESDMDLTDEIRTLEARLVKVEEDVYGNMKPWDRVQMARHSERPTTLDYIHELFTDFLEFHGDRLYGDDEAIVAGIAKYNEQPVTVIGHQRGKDTKENIRRNFGMPHPEGYRKALRHMKQAEKFNRPIVCFIDTKGAYPGKAAEERGQSEAIARNLMEMAGLKVPVICFVIGEGGSGGALGLGVGDRIHMLENSTYSVISPEGAAALLWKDSGQAQKAAETMMITSYDLKTLEVIDEIIPEIKGGAHRDVKTQATYIAPVLDQSLKYLKSLTTEELLEERWEKYKKIGSYTTDL
- the pfkA gene encoding 6-phosphofructokinase codes for the protein MKKIGVLTSGGDAPGMNAAIRAVARKCIYHNVEVYGVYYGYQGLIEGHIEKMELGSVGDIIQRGGTTLYTARCPEFKTEEGRAKAIEQLNAHGIEGLVVIGGDGSFMGAKKLTELGYPCIGVPGTIDNDIPATDFTIGFDTALNTVIEAIDKIRDTATSHERTYVIEVMGRNAGDIALWAGLADGAETIIIPEVNDSFDDIVERLNRGHERGKRHSIIIVAEGVGSGFDYGKRIQEATELETRVTVLGHTQRGGSPTAFDRVLASRLGAQAVDLLLEGKAGRMVGIQNNQLVDHDIIEALETKHELDLSMYKLSKELSI
- the pyk gene encoding pyruvate kinase, with the translated sequence MKKTKIVCTIGPASESVETLKELIENGMNVARLNFSHGDYEEHGQRIENIREASRQTGQTIGILLDTKGPEIRTGILRDEEVYLEKGAIARVTMDEIEGDGERFSVTYPGLIDDVHVGGKILLDDGLVELEVLEILKDQNEIKTRVLNSGPLKNKKGVNVPNVSVSLPGITDKDANDIIFGIEQGIDFIAASFVRRASDVLEIRELLENHGATHIQIIPKIENQEGVDNIREIIEVSDGLMVARGDLGVEIPAEEVPLVQKELIRQCNTAGKPVITATQMLDSMQRNPRPTRAEASDVANAIFDGTDAIMLSGETAAGTYPVEAVTTMFNIAVRAETALDHQVILSNRSRTSDMTITDAISQSVTHTAMNLNVTAILAPTESGHTARMISKYRPKAPLVAVTFNERVQRMLTLVWGVQAVMGEPSETTDDMLSVAIDSGLKTGEFNRGDRVIITAGVPVGESGTTNMMKVHVVGDVLAKGQGIGKKSAYGNATVAKTADEAINKIEDGEILVTISTDKDMMPAIEKASGIVTEEGGLTSHAAVVGLSLGIPVIVGVKDATNLVKDGEEITIDSSRGDIYEGHASVL